The genomic DNA TCAATGATCATGTGCCGACTGATTTGAGACTCACCTGTTAAATTTCAATAGGTGCGTAATCACGTGATAAACAAGGTCTGCTTGACTAGATTACCGGTGTTAGTGAAAATAAGagataacataaaatatagtCCTAGgtgtaaaataaatcatataaataattaacTGAAGTTTGTTACAAACGTCCCTTTCCAGGAGACTAAAGAACATTTAGTCCGACCAGAAACAACAAACTTCAAAATCTAATCTGAAATTAAGCtatatcagtaaaaaaaaaaaaaaaaaaaaaaaaaaaaaaatatgtacacatcaaacataaaaaattcAGTCCTGTAAcactaaaataaaaccaaaattaaCACAATAACGCTGTAATAACGCCACACTCAGGGGTTATCTAAATATCGCCACATCTAGACAAAACATCTGCAACAATGTTTGTCTTGCCTGCAATGTAAAAAACTGTATAATTAAATTCCTGAAGTATCAAACTCCAACGGAGTAACCGTTGGTTACTGGTTTTCATCCTCTGTAACCACTGTAAAGGAGCATGATCAGTATAAATAGCAAACTCTTTACCCTCTAGATAGTTTCTCAAAGTTTTAACCGCCCACACTATGGCAAAGCACTCCTTTTCTACCACTGCGTAGTTGCATTCCGCTCCAGAGAGTTTCTTGCTGATAAACATAATTGGACGCCTTCCGTCATCAAATTCTTGCTCTAGTACAGCACCTAGACCCTTACCGGACGCATCAGTCtgcaaaataaactttttagaaaaatctgGACTCCGTAATACAGAATCACTACAAATACATTCTTTAAGCttgtcaaaagatttttgtgtTGTGTCTGAccattcaactttatttggttCGTTTTTCTTTGTAAGGTCAGTCAAAGGTACGGATATGTCGGAGAACTGTGGTATAAACTTCCTGTAGAAACCTATCAGACCGAGAAATGATCTCACCTGTTTCTTCGTGACAGGCACTGGAAATTCATGTATAGCAGATACCTTGTCCTGAACAGGCTTAATCTTGCCACCGCCGGCAATATGTCCTAAAAACTCAAGCTCATCGTAGCCAAATAAACACTTACTCGGTTTTGCAACGAGGTTTGCCTGTCTCAGTGAATCGAATACTGCCCTTAAATGCTCAATTTGGTACTCCCATGTATCGCTAAATATACCAATATCATCAATGAACGAGTCAGCAAATTCCTCGTATCCTGCCAGAACTTTATCCATCATACGAACAAAAGTAGCACCTGAGTTCATCATACCAAATGGAGTAACAGTAAACTGATAATGTCCGAACGGCGTTATAAATGCGCTCTTCTGTCGGCTGTCTTTATCAAGTGGTACCTGCCAATAGCCCTTAGTTAAATCAAGTTTACTGATATATCGTGCTCTGCTGACTTTATTCAGTACCTCATCCATGCGTGGCATAAAAATCGGGTCAAAGATAGTCTGTTTGTTCAAGGAACGATAATCGGCACAAAATCTAAGtgtgttgtcttttttcttGATCAGTACTATCGGAGCTGCATACGGACTGTCAGACGGCTCAACTATACCTGCAGCTAACATATTGTCAATCTCTTCTCTGACCTTATCTCTAAGTGCGTATGGTAGTGGGTACGGACGTTGGTAAATCGGTTCATCTGTTTTTGTAACTACTCTATGTTCTATAATATTTGTTACCTTAGGTACGTCACTAAAGATGTCTTCATATTCTGATAGTAATTCTTTAAGCTGCTGTTTTTCGACAGTTGTCAATTCTGGTGAGATCGTAACGTCATCTACATTTTCTTTGCTTTTCAACACTGGAGTTATATCTGTAGTCATCTCACTATCATCTGTGCCTTCATCTGTGTTAAGACCTGAAATTACATTTAAGCACGCAGCAATATCTGTTGTGACATTATTATCAAGATCATTATCTACCCGCTCATGCCATAACTTCAACATATTTACATGAAATACTTTGTCTTTTCCTCTAACCTTGACCTTATAGTCAACAGGACTAACTTTATCAGTCACTATAAATGGTCCTTTCCAACTCGCTAACAGCTTTGATGTATGTGTAGGCAATAATATAAGCACCTTTTGACCAACTTCAATCTTTCTGTCTCTAGCTTTTCTATCATAATAAAACTTCTGTCTTTGTTTcgcttttgtttcattttcaatggCGTACTCAGCCATTGTTCTCAACTTTTCTCTAGTGTCTAATAAATAACTCAACACAGAGTTTTGACATGTACTAGGCTCTTCCCACTCTTCTTTAAGTACTGCTAGAGGTCCTCTAATGTGCCTGCcatataacaattcaaacggtGAGAAACCAGTACTCTCATTTGGTACCTCCCGATATGCAAATAATAAGTAGGGGATATATGCATCCCATATTTTTGGTGTCTGTCGTGCATATGCCTTCAACATTTTCTTCAGTACACCGTTAAACTTTTCACAGAGTCCATTACACATAGCATGATAAGGACTAGTGCGTAACTTACTTATCTTTAATAGTCTACATACCTCAACCATCAGCTCTGACATAAAGTTACTGCCTTGGTCTGTCAACAGCTCCCTGGGTATGCCAACTCtagaaaataaacttataaGAGCATTAGCGACTGTAGAAGCTTCTTGGTCTTTTAAAGGAATTGCTTCTGGATATTTAGTGGAATAATCGACGCAAACAAGTACATAACGGTTTTTATCATCAGTCATAGGCAAAGGGCCAACAAAATCAATAGCAATGCGCTGAAATGGCTCATCCATAGGTGGTATGCTAATCAATGGAGCACGTGGTACTCTACCCTTCGATGTACCTATCTGACAATCTGGACAAGACCTACAGTATTCGGCAATATCATTAAATATACCTGGCCAGAAAAAGTGCTGCATGATTCTGTCTCTTGTTTTCTTATTCCCAAGGTGACCTGCCAACGGAATATCATGTCCCAACGAAAGAACTGTTCCTCTCAACTTGCTTGGTAATACAATTTGCTGAATAACTTCACCACTTGGCTTAGTATACACTCTATATAGTAAAtctgaattatatataaaataagatgcTGGGTTATCATGCACATCACTTACATAAGATTTTACCTTATCCAAAGTCTCATCTGTCTTCTGTAACTCAATCAACTGCTTCCTATCACAAATCTTAAAATCATGGCATACGTCTGAAAAATCTATAGAATGAGATATAGGTATATCGCTACTACGCTGAACATTCGTCTGATCAATCATAATATCTGCTTCATCCTGCTTCTTCTTTCGAGATCGAGTCTCAACTGCATGACATGGGACTGAGTCAcctgaaacaaaaatatcttctcCACTAGTCACTGATAAACCATCGACACTATGTGGTACTGATGTGTTCACATAGTTTCCAACAATCAGATCTGCAAACGGTGTATCTAAGATCAATGCAATAATATCACCTGAAATATAAGGAGTAGAAATATTAATACATACTTCTGGACACTGCTTCACTGAACCATCTGCTAAACATATGTCTCTAGTCTGACCTGTAAGACAATCTGGGTTAGTAAACCTACTATGAACAAATACAGTAGAACAACCTGTATCTCTCAAAACTGAGATTTTATCACTATCGATCTTACCTTCTACTATATCAAGTCCATGTACCTGTACCTTGTCGCCATTACATGAAACACCAGGCAACTTAACAGTCACACCACTAATATAATCATCTACTCTATACTCCTGTCTACTCTGTATGCACAAACCAAACTTACCTGGCTTAAAATTATCCTCCTTTGACCGGTTCGTCCTTGTAGGACAGTGCGTAGCTATATGACCAATGttcttacaaataaaacaagtcCTAGTGTCAGGTTGTCTTCCTTTTGATTGGTTATATCTACCTTGTTGTTTAGATTGGTCGGTGTCAATTCTCCCAACTGATTTAGAACTTACCTGTTCATCTTTATGTGCTTGCTGAAAAGCCTCAGCTTTGTCTACCAACTCATCAATTGTTTTCGGTTTCTGTTCCTTGATCCAAAGTTTGAGCTCTTTATTACAACTTACCATTAACTGTTCTCTAGTAACTAAATCAACAAATCTATCAAAATCAGTGCCTATCAACTCACGCTCCAACCAATGTCTAAGAAAACCTACTAGTCTGACTGAAAATTCCTTAAATGACTCATCCGAAGACTGGCGTTCACTTCTGAACTTCTCCCTGTATGCCTCGGCAGTAAGCTCGTATCTACATAAAATAGCAGatttaattttatcataatttttactGTCCTCTTCAGACAATCTAGAAAATGCCTCTAAAGCTTTCCCACAAAGTAAAGGGACTAATCTAAGGGCCCACTCAGACTTGGGTATTTTATGCAAAACCACCAATTTCTCAAAGGACCTTAAAAATACATCTGGGTCTTCACCTTCCTTAAATTTAGGAAGTTTCGACTTCAAACTTGAATGTGTCTGTGGTGGTGCAACACCTTGAGCCATTTCTTTCTCTCTAAGCTCTAACTCTTTTAAACGTACCTCTTTTTCCATCTCTATCTTTCTCATCTCTCTCTCTTCCATCCTAGCTTCTCTCTCAGTAGACTGcatgtttttcaacatttcTAAACATGTCTCCAAAGTTTCACCCTTCTCTAACATCTCCGGAACCCAAGCGGGTAATACACTTCCTGCCATACtgtacaatacaaataataataaaatgataatgtaaacaaataataaaacataaaagttcaaacaaaatatataacagaaaaaaaatccctgtTGTCTACCTGACaatattttctaatataacAATTGGCACAGTGAcaatcccaccgctgccaccaTTGTAACGAAGTAAGTTCTTTGGGAATTGTCAGGTGGCCAATGTCATACAaaaccaaattaaaatataaatttaattaacaaaacaaaataaagtaaattcaacaaaaattgtaatATGAAATGAGAACACAAATGTAACTAAATAAACACACACGGaactaaacaaaatgtcatgaaataaacataaatcaaacaaatttcagCCTGCACACTTTCCGCACACTGCCCGGATACGTTCCTCGTTGTACGTACTGTAGATGTAAATGATGAACTGGGTTGTTCCCCTTTAAATTTCTCTTTATAATTAAACGGACGAATTAACTAATTTTCACATATATTTGGTTGCTTCTAAATTGATTGAAGAGAACACTAAATttgtatgaataaatataatgcTGAATAACAAACTATAACTGCTTTAAACTGCATAAATACTGCACGGACTTCTCGATTTCTCaactaaaaatgtatataattttacgGACTTTTTGCTCCAAATAAATAGAAACGGACTATAGATTTATCACCGCCTCCATGCGTTGTAACTCCAACCAATATATCACCGAGTTGTTACCATTTTTAACCCCGACACCATTAATTCATCGACACCATTATCTCCGACCAGTCGACAATTAGCAACGTGCCAACGCACACTAAAACCGGGCCTAAAAACCCCTGCAAAATAATAATTGAACCCAAAAATTACTTACGTTatctataaatatgaataatatggCAATTATCCGTACATTTGGACCGCGAGCAAGAAATATCATCTCGACAGCAAATTGACCTCAATGTACcataaaatataagtaaaataacTTACCTGAGTGTTGTTTCAATTAGCCTTTGGACATCCATGTCCTGTCCTGACAATTATAATGTCCAAATTGCTCTCTAAACCACAAACCCAACTGCACAAACGTGTGCTACTCTCAATGATCATGTGCCGACTGATTTGAGACTCACCTGTTAAATTTCAATAGGTGCGTAATCACGTGATAAACAAGGTCTGCTTGACTAGATTACCGGTGTTAGTGAAAATAAGagataacataaaatatagtCCTAGgtgtaaaataaatcatataaataattaacTGAAGTTTGTTacatattggcaaaaaaattgtgatgatgtgattactaggaccccccccccccatgaggggcctcattTATCTGGCTTGGTCTTTCAAACAAAAAccgtgaaaaaattaaaaaaatcatcagacccattttttttttcagtataaaaaGGAAATGTTCCTtgatttttagaattatatttgAGAATGAAAAGGTGAAAAAAgactaaaacaaaaagaaatctaattgtatttatttatgtattttctcattttgaaaATTAGCATGTAAGTTGCACAGACGCTGCTCCTTATTATCCAATCTAGCTCAACCCAATACACATTAGAAGTTTGTTTTtctctaattattttttttcttcaaattattatatgatttttatgaGGTCATGTTAAGTTCCAGGAAATTGCGAGAATGCAGAATTTTTCACTATTACTACCAGAGCTTCCATATGACTTACCCCCGGCTTTGAATACACATCATTTTGGCATAGCTACACACCTGGCTGTTTAGAGCGTACATAAAGAGGAGAAAAAGAACCCTATCTACATATGTAACATATGCACACAAGATGTAGATTCAAAGGAGCCAGTGTAATGTGTAGTTCCTGTTTTGAGTGGCAACATTTATCTTTTGCTAGACTAAACAACTTCCAAAGGCAaagaatagaccactttcgagttcatccgtcaccggaaaaaaactcgtcaattatacgcgcctttatcatcgtcatttgtgcgtttaggggcgtcgtcacttccttccaatgttgagcgagtggttggaaaactataattctatattgtacgaattattcggcaaattgaattctcaaaattgacaatcaacactgctgtcattagggaaatgtcagtaagtacctacagagcaaccattatttctagttgatcctgcacaaagacgatcactaagacgcttgatgaacgtaaatagtgcagggatacaggcgagcccctctatctggtaaatgacgtcataaaggcgtgtataattgacgagtttttaccggtgacggatgaactcgaaagtggtctattggttTTGCCGGTGACAATTGCAAATGTTAAATAAtgtgtcaatttgaaattcatagCAAACAACTATTAATATTGTCTGTCATATCTGTTTTATGATGTAGTTTTGCATAACACTATTTTTATCACTGGCAGAATATTTAAACCATAGATTTTACAcagatttaaatttgaaaatcaacattttgttataaatattttagaaaaaatatatttaataatgtatttaCAAATGTGTGTTCAtgcttttaattaatattataaagttataaattatttatttatgaaaatcttttattttttattgtactgTATTTGTAATTGCTTAATATTGTGGTAAAacgatttaaaattattattaagctTTTTTATTCTCTACTAATCACATCGATGAACAGTTTTATTTAGTGCCGGCTAAATAGCAtatttgctatttagccggtgccggtcaaatagcaaatttgctattttgccggtgccggtcaaatagccactgcctaAAAAATacgtcctgtgactttctgccCGTTCAATGTTACCGCCTAATTCTTGCTAAATCGtagctgagactactataacacagtaTTCTCAGATCGTAGCTAATCGGGCAAGGCATTCGGATTTAAAAAAGAGAATCTTGTTTTGATGTCAATAATATCAATTGTTGacttgtttttgatatttattttaagaaagtCTTCTAAGATCTACTAAATAATGGATAAACACATGAATTCGTACAAACACGCTTCACCACATGTCCCCTATGACACCCCTGTTTAAACTGATTTCCCCCCTATGGTGTGTTGCTCATAATCGATTAGAAACTAGTTGCGCATGCTCACAAAAAGAAATTGAGGTCTGCAACAGGACAATGAAAAGATTAATGTCGAAATGATAAGTTTCCGTTGTCACATTAATTGATAATTGTTGCAATAAATTATGGAAATTTAAGTACTGAAGAACATGAATTAAAAATTTACCAGTTGATATGTAAAATCTATACAATTTCACAAAATCTAAAAgttcttaaaaaaattgtatggtCACATGGTTTCTTAAACACACGCGGTCTACCCAC from Mytilus trossulus isolate FHL-02 chromosome 8, PNRI_Mtr1.1.1.hap1, whole genome shotgun sequence includes the following:
- the LOC134727944 gene encoding uncharacterized protein LOC134727944, whose product is MAGSVLPAWVPEMLEKGETLETCLEMLKNMQSTEREARMEEREMRKIEMEKEVRLKELELREKEMAQGVAPPQTHSSLKSKLPKFKEGEDPDVFLRSFEKLVVLHKIPKSEWALRLVPLLCGKALEAFSRLSEEDSKNYDKIKSAILCRYELTAEAYREKFRSERQSSDESFKEFSVRLVGFLRHWLERELIGTDFDRFVDLVTREQLMVSCNKELKLWIKEQKPKTIDELVDKAEAFQQAHKDEQVSSKSVGRIDTDQSKQQGRYNQSKGRQPDTRTCFICKNIGHIATHCPTRTNRSKEDNFKPGKFGLCIQSRQEYRVDDYISGVTVKLPGVSCNGDKVQVHGLDIVEGKIDSDKISVLRDTGCSTVFVHSRFTNPDCLTGQTRDICLADGSVKQCPEVCINISTPYISGDIIALILDTPFADLIVGNYVNTSVPHSVDGLSVTSGEDIFVSGDSVPCHAVETRSRKKKQDEADIMIDQTNVQRSSDIPISHSIDFSDVCHDFKICDRKQLIELQKTDETLDKVKSYVSDVHDNPASYFIYNSDLLYRVYTKPSGEVIQQIVLPSKLRGTVLSLGHDIPLAGHLGNKKTRDRIMQHFFWPGIFNDIAEYCRSCPDCQIGTSKGRVPRAPLISIPPMDEPFQRIAIDFVGPLPMTDDKNRYVLVCVDYSTKYPEAIPLKDQEASTVANALISLFSRVGIPRELLTDQGSNFMSELMVEVCRLLKISKLRTSPYHAMCNGLCEKFNGVLKKMLKAYARQTPKIWDAYIPYLLFAYREVPNESTGFSPFELLYGRHIRGPLAVLKEEWEEPSTCQNSVLSYLLDTREKLRTMAEYAIENETKAKQRQKFYYDRKARDRKIEVGQKVLILLPTHTSKLLASWKGPFIVTDKVSPVDYKVKVRGKDKVFHVNMLKLWHERVDNDLDNNVTTDIAACLNVISGLNTDEGTDDSEMTTDITPVLKSKENVDDVTISPELTTVEKQQLKELLSEYEDIFSDVPKVTNIIEHRVVTKTDEPIYQRPYPLPYALRDKVREEIDNMLAAGIVEPSDSPYAAPIVLIKKKDNTLRFCADYRSLNKQTIFDPIFMPRMDEVLNKVSRARYISKLDLTKGYWQVPLDKDSRQKSAFITPFGHYQFTVTPFGMMNSGATFVRMMDKVLAGYEEFADSFIDDIGIFSDTWEYQIEHLRAVFDSLRQANLVAKPSKCLFGYDELEFLGHIAGGGKIKPVQDKVSAIHEFPVPVTKKQVRSFLGLIGFYRKFIPQFSDISVPLTDLTKKNEPNKVEWSDTTQKSFDKLKECICSDSVLRSPDFSKKFILQTDASGKGLGAVLEQEFDDGRRPIMFISKKLSGAECNYAVVEKECFAIVWAVKTLRNYLEGKEFAIYTDHAPLQWLQRMKTSNQRLLRWSLILQEFNYTVFYIAGKTNIVADVLSRCGDI